A window of the bacterium genome harbors these coding sequences:
- a CDS encoding pyridoxal phosphate-dependent aminotransferase family protein, whose protein sequence is MGIFDKCINYTDPDKVMAAGVYPYFRTIESQQDPVVIMGGKEVVMCGSNNYLGLTSDPRVKEAAVDAIRKYGTGCAGSRFLNGTLDIHVQLEEKLAAFFRKEGALVYATGYQTNLGVLSALVTRGDIALSDRQNHASIVDGLRLGYGDIRKFKHNDVKDLDRNLESLRDKNKLVVVDGVFSMEGDITPLDGIAGLRKKHEFGIMVDDAHGVGVLGATGRGTAEQFGLEDEVDIIMGTYSKSLATIGGFVVASADIIKYLKHVSRSMIFSASLAPGLVAAVSAALDIIDQEPERREKLWKNTRKMLDGFQSLGFDTGAAATPIIPVIVGDDMLVFKMAMLLQDEGVFVNAVVSPATPPGRALLRTSYMATHTDEQLDRVLEAFEKVGRGVGLIS, encoded by the coding sequence ATGGGAATCTTCGACAAGTGCATCAATTACACAGATCCGGACAAGGTCATGGCTGCCGGAGTCTATCCCTACTTCAGGACGATCGAGTCCCAGCAGGATCCCGTAGTCATCATGGGCGGCAAGGAGGTCGTCATGTGCGGGTCCAACAACTACCTGGGTCTCACCTCTGATCCCAGGGTCAAGGAGGCAGCTGTCGACGCCATCAGGAAGTACGGCACCGGCTGTGCCGGCTCCCGCTTTCTGAACGGCACCCTGGACATCCACGTCCAGCTGGAAGAAAAGCTGGCCGCCTTTTTCCGGAAGGAAGGGGCGCTGGTCTACGCTACGGGCTACCAGACCAACCTGGGAGTGCTGTCAGCCCTGGTCACCCGGGGGGACATCGCCCTCAGCGATCGCCAGAACCACGCCTCCATCGTCGACGGTCTGAGGCTCGGATACGGTGATATAAGGAAGTTCAAACATAACGATGTCAAGGACCTTGATCGTAACCTCGAAAGCCTGCGGGACAAGAACAAGCTGGTGGTGGTGGACGGGGTGTTCAGCATGGAGGGGGACATCACGCCCCTGGACGGGATCGCCGGGCTCAGGAAAAAACACGAATTCGGCATCATGGTGGACGATGCCCACGGAGTCGGTGTGCTGGGTGCAACCGGTAGGGGGACTGCCGAACAGTTTGGTCTGGAGGACGAGGTGGATATCATCATGGGGACCTACAGTAAATCCCTGGCCACCATCGGCGGGTTTGTGGTCGCTTCCGCGGATATCATCAAGTATCTGAAGCATGTGAGCCGTTCCATGATCTTTTCGGCCAGCCTCGCCCCTGGCCTTGTGGCTGCCGTGAGCGCTGCCCTCGACATTATCGACCAGGAGCCGGAGCGCCGTGAAAAGTTGTGGAAAAACACCAGAAAGATGTTGGATGGGTTCCAATCATTGGGTTTTGATACCGGCGCCGCCGCCACGCCTATCATCCCCGTGATCGTGGGCGACGATATGCTGGTTTTCAAGATGGCCATGCTGCTTCAGGATGAGGGTGTGTTCGTCAATGCGGTGGTCAGTCCGGCAACACCTCCCGGCAGGGCCCTTCTCCGGACGAGCTACATGGCTACCCATACCGACGAACAGCTCGACCGTGTTCTGGAAGCGTTCGAGAAGGTGGGGAGGGGCGTAGGTTTGATATCTTGA
- a CDS encoding N-acetyltransferase yields MNLRIVPADTGRAFKQFINLPWSIYRDDPYWVPPMKSAVRFLLSSKHPFYRHAEIRLFLAMKQGVPVGRIAAIVNHRHNEFHDEKAGFFGFFECVDDQDVADALLAGAQDWLAASGADIVRGPVNPSTNEECGLLVENFLSSPMVMMTYNPPYYADLLVGAGYEKAKDLYAYWYHVGKKLPDRLERIARKVKEREPGLNVRPIDMGRFTEELDVVKVVYNEAWERNWGFVPMTAEELDHMARQLKPVVVPEMVSLAFVDDEPAGFILALPDLNQVLKILNGTLFTPRLFKALSAGRRIRTGRCLTLGVREKFRKKGIESAMFAQVWGAGIERGYRYGEFSWILEDNTIVHDTATRVFSAEHYKTYRIYEKPLGEKPLGEKPLVSSHGPV; encoded by the coding sequence ATGAACTTGCGGATCGTTCCCGCCGATACCGGCCGCGCCTTTAAACAGTTCATCAACCTTCCCTGGTCGATCTACAGGGACGATCCTTACTGGGTTCCGCCCATGAAATCGGCCGTCCGCTTCCTGTTGTCATCGAAGCACCCCTTTTACCGTCACGCCGAAATACGGCTGTTCCTGGCCATGAAACAGGGCGTTCCCGTGGGTCGGATCGCGGCCATCGTCAACCACCGTCACAACGAATTCCACGACGAGAAGGCCGGCTTTTTCGGGTTCTTCGAGTGTGTGGACGACCAGGACGTCGCCGACGCCCTCCTGGCCGGGGCCCAGGACTGGCTGGCCGCGTCAGGAGCCGATATCGTCCGCGGACCGGTCAACCCCAGCACCAACGAGGAGTGCGGGCTCCTGGTGGAGAACTTCCTCTCCTCACCCATGGTCATGATGACCTACAACCCGCCCTATTACGCCGACCTCCTGGTTGGGGCAGGTTATGAGAAGGCGAAGGACCTTTACGCTTACTGGTATCACGTGGGTAAAAAACTGCCCGACAGGCTGGAACGGATCGCCCGAAAGGTGAAGGAGCGGGAGCCCGGGCTCAATGTCAGGCCCATCGACATGGGGCGTTTTACCGAGGAACTGGATGTCGTCAAGGTCGTCTACAATGAGGCGTGGGAGCGGAACTGGGGCTTCGTGCCCATGACGGCCGAGGAACTCGATCACATGGCACGCCAGCTCAAGCCGGTGGTTGTCCCCGAAATGGTCAGTCTTGCTTTTGTTGACGATGAACCGGCCGGGTTTATCCTGGCCCTTCCCGATCTGAACCAGGTCCTGAAGATCCTGAACGGGACCCTTTTCACCCCCAGGCTATTTAAAGCCCTGTCAGCCGGCAGAAGGATCCGGACGGGCCGCTGCCTCACCCTCGGGGTCCGGGAGAAGTTCCGCAAGAAGGGGATCGAGTCGGCCATGTTCGCGCAGGTCTGGGGAGCGGGTATCGAGAGAGGATATCGGTACGGGGAGTTCTCCTGGATCCTCGAGGACAACACCATCGTCCACGATACGGCGACAAGGGTCTTTTCTGCCGAACATTACAAAACCTACCGGATCTACGAAAAGCCTTTAGGGGAGAAGCCCTTGGGGGAAAAGCCGCTGGTATCATCCCATGGCCCTGTCTGA
- a CDS encoding AzlC family ABC transporter permease, giving the protein MIRRALSDAIPIVVGYIPMGAAYGILARQAGMEFLPAVFMSLVVFAGASQFIAVGLLAAGATAFEVVGTTLFVNLRHVLMSASLSPHYQDAPRGVIPFVAWGVTDETFAISIGRYIAGEADHRYGLTLHYTAYASWVSGTVAGALAGTLIPPALQSSLEFSLYAMFVGLVILQITDRLHLAVAALSAALCTLLTGVMKGTWPVIAAAILGATVGLVLESWTRKRPSAGSGQAGDTGRTMSPKSKVQSPKGNLERGTRDSQLPGRSE; this is encoded by the coding sequence ATGATCCGCCGGGCACTTTCCGACGCGATACCTATCGTGGTCGGATACATCCCCATGGGCGCGGCCTACGGGATCCTGGCCCGCCAGGCCGGCATGGAGTTCCTGCCTGCCGTTTTCATGTCCCTGGTTGTCTTCGCCGGGGCCAGCCAGTTCATCGCCGTGGGGCTTCTCGCCGCCGGGGCAACGGCCTTCGAGGTGGTGGGGACCACCCTGTTTGTGAACCTGCGCCATGTCCTCATGAGCGCCTCCCTGTCGCCTCATTACCAGGATGCCCCCCGGGGGGTCATCCCGTTCGTGGCCTGGGGGGTGACTGACGAGACCTTTGCCATCTCCATCGGGCGCTACATCGCCGGCGAGGCTGACCACAGGTACGGCCTGACCCTCCATTACACGGCCTACGCAAGCTGGGTGTCCGGGACGGTTGCAGGCGCTCTGGCCGGGACTCTCATTCCTCCGGCTCTCCAGAGCAGCCTGGAATTTTCCCTTTACGCCATGTTCGTTGGGCTGGTGATCCTCCAGATCACCGACAGGCTGCACCTTGCGGTGGCAGCACTGTCCGCAGCGCTCTGTACCCTGCTCACGGGGGTTATGAAAGGAACCTGGCCGGTCATCGCGGCCGCGATCCTTGGGGCGACTGTGGGGCTCGTTCTGGAAAGTTGGACGCGAAAACGCCCTTCGGCGGGCTCAGGGCAGGCGGGGGACACGGGGAGGACTATGAGTCCAAAGTCCAAAGTCCAAAGTCCAAAGGGAAACCTGGAACGCGGAACCCGGGACTCGCAACTCCCAGGAAGATCAGAATGA
- a CDS encoding AzlD domain-containing protein: MNTERLILIFLGMWSVTYFPRLAPLFALSQVRLPAGLLTWLSYLPAAILSALILPGAIMRNGSVDPGLTNPAVWALAASFLVAVKTRNLILTMVAGGVVVFVGQTMI, encoded by the coding sequence ATGAATACGGAGCGACTCATTCTGATCTTCCTGGGAATGTGGTCCGTGACCTATTTCCCACGCCTGGCGCCCCTGTTCGCCCTGAGCCAGGTGCGCCTGCCCGCGGGGCTGTTGACCTGGCTGTCCTACCTGCCGGCGGCCATCCTCTCGGCCTTGATCCTCCCCGGCGCCATCATGAGGAACGGCTCCGTGGATCCGGGTTTGACCAACCCGGCCGTGTGGGCCCTGGCGGCGAGCTTTCTCGTGGCTGTAAAGACACGCAACCTCATCCTGACCATGGTCGCGGGCGGGGTAGTCGTGTTCGTGGGGCAGACGATGATCTGA
- a CDS encoding calcium/sodium antiporter, with translation MITHFLLIAVGILALYFGAIYLVEGARGLALRAGMSTFAVAATVVALGTSCPELVVTLIAAVTGSSEVALGNVIGSNIANLALVLGLSCLFLELVVPKSLQKVDYPFLLALTGLLYIQSFDGTLGRFDGFILALVCAGYLHYTVTSPHEAGETTDTDLPTVTVGKSWGLTVIGIIVVLVGAKLLVSSGIAVARYFGVREIVIGLTLVAVGTSLPELATSVVAAFKRDSDITVGNVVGSNIINIGMALGLVSMVRPIPIPHGTTEYEFPVLLIVTIIPWLIIRRYGTIPRWAAAGILMLYGFFVLSLPYVRGAA, from the coding sequence ATGATCACTCATTTCCTCCTCATAGCCGTCGGCATCCTGGCCCTGTATTTCGGGGCCATCTATCTGGTTGAGGGCGCCAGGGGACTCGCGCTGCGCGCCGGTATGAGCACCTTCGCCGTGGCCGCGACAGTGGTGGCTTTAGGCACCAGCTGCCCCGAACTGGTAGTGACCCTCATCGCGGCTGTGACCGGGAGCAGCGAGGTCGCCCTCGGCAACGTGATCGGGAGCAACATCGCGAACCTTGCCCTTGTCCTGGGGCTGTCCTGCCTGTTCCTGGAGCTGGTCGTCCCGAAATCCCTTCAAAAGGTCGACTACCCTTTCCTGCTGGCGCTCACGGGCCTTTTGTATATCCAGTCCTTCGACGGGACACTGGGCCGCTTCGACGGTTTCATCCTCGCCCTGGTATGCGCCGGTTACCTCCACTACACGGTGACCAGTCCCCACGAGGCAGGCGAGACAACGGATACAGACCTGCCGACAGTTACAGTTGGTAAAAGCTGGGGGTTGACTGTCATCGGCATCATTGTGGTGCTCGTGGGTGCCAAACTGCTGGTGAGCTCAGGCATCGCCGTGGCCCGTTACTTCGGAGTACGGGAGATCGTTATCGGCCTTACCCTGGTCGCCGTGGGCACCTCTCTGCCTGAACTGGCCACCAGCGTCGTTGCCGCTTTCAAAAGGGATTCGGATATCACGGTGGGAAACGTCGTGGGGAGCAACATCATCAATATCGGGATGGCACTGGGACTGGTATCCATGGTCAGGCCCATTCCGATCCCGCACGGGACGACTGAATACGAATTCCCGGTCCTGCTCATTGTGACCATCATCCCCTGGCTTATCATCCGCAGGTACGGGACCATCCCCCGCTGGGCCGCGGCAGGGATCCTTATGCTGTACGGGTTCTTTGTCCTGTCATTGCCGTACGTGCGCGGAGCCGCATAG
- the ubiE gene encoding bifunctional demethylmenaquinone methyltransferase/2-methoxy-6-polyprenyl-1,4-benzoquinol methylase UbiE produces the protein MSEPGISGSPAVRRMFSSIAGQYDLLNRLFSLGTDVRWRRELVSEIPAGDGHPVLDLAAGTADVALTLEKERPGRRLIVGADFTLPMLKIGSRKLERRRSERIRLTAGDAYALPFGEETFEAVTIAFGLRNLSSRVDALREMARVLRPGGRVVILEFSPLDRPLIGPLFNFYFHRVMPLLGGIISGDQGAYRYLPRSVDAFPNPFELGREMLEAGLVNIRYRPLTFGIACIHAGEKQETKAGRQKSD, from the coding sequence TTGTCTGAGCCAGGCATTTCCGGTTCTCCGGCCGTACGCCGGATGTTCTCATCCATCGCGGGACAATACGATCTGCTGAACCGTCTTTTCAGCCTCGGTACCGACGTGCGCTGGCGCAGGGAGCTGGTTTCGGAGATCCCGGCGGGGGATGGACACCCCGTCCTGGACCTGGCCGCCGGGACCGCCGACGTCGCCCTGACCCTGGAGAAGGAGCGGCCGGGACGGCGCCTCATCGTGGGCGCCGATTTTACCCTCCCCATGCTCAAGATCGGCTCACGGAAGCTTGAAAGAAGGCGGTCTGAAAGGATCCGTCTCACCGCCGGCGACGCCTACGCCCTTCCCTTCGGCGAAGAGACTTTCGAAGCTGTCACCATCGCCTTCGGCCTGAGAAACCTCAGCAGCAGGGTCGACGCCCTCAGGGAGATGGCCCGGGTCTTGAGACCCGGGGGAAGGGTGGTTATCCTGGAGTTCTCACCCCTGGACCGGCCGCTCATCGGCCCGCTGTTCAACTTCTATTTCCACCGTGTGATGCCTTTGCTGGGAGGGATCATCTCGGGCGACCAGGGGGCCTACCGTTACCTGCCCCGCTCGGTGGACGCTTTCCCCAACCCTTTTGAACTGGGCCGGGAGATGCTCGAAGCGGGCCTCGTGAATATCAGGTACAGGCCGCTCACCTTCGGGATCGCCTGTATCCACGCGGGAGAAAAACAGGAGACAAAAGCCGGAAGGCAGAAGAGCGATTGA